The following proteins come from a genomic window of Gynuella sunshinyii YC6258:
- a CDS encoding ParB/RepB/Spo0J family partition protein, translating to MSVKKNRGLGKGLGALISQTQKPEPVDTEEALKNGDLKHVPVELIQRGQYQPRRDMQPEALEELAASIKAQGVMQPIVIRPIGPERYEIIAGERRWRATQMAGLAEIPAVIRDVSDEDAIAMALIENIQRENLNPIEEAMALQRLQKEFELTQQEVADAVGKNRVTVANLLRLISLSAEVKKMVEHGDLEMGHARALLSLTEAKQIDAARQVVQKGLTVRQTEALVRQLQEGKKPKVAPNARLDANIRNLEDTLGKRLGAPVDIQHGNNGKGKLVIKYNSLDELDGILGHIK from the coding sequence ATGTCAGTCAAAAAGAATCGCGGTTTGGGTAAAGGTCTGGGTGCTTTGATTTCCCAAACCCAGAAACCCGAACCGGTAGATACCGAAGAAGCCCTTAAAAACGGCGACCTGAAACATGTTCCCGTCGAATTGATCCAACGGGGTCAATATCAACCGCGCCGGGATATGCAGCCGGAGGCGCTGGAAGAACTGGCTGCCTCCATCAAAGCTCAGGGCGTCATGCAACCGATCGTCATTCGTCCGATTGGCCCGGAGCGTTACGAAATCATCGCCGGGGAACGCCGTTGGCGTGCAACCCAGATGGCGGGCCTGGCGGAAATACCCGCCGTGATTCGCGATGTCAGCGACGAAGATGCCATTGCCATGGCGCTGATTGAAAACATTCAGCGTGAAAACCTCAATCCCATCGAAGAAGCCATGGCATTGCAGCGGCTGCAAAAGGAATTTGAACTGACTCAGCAGGAAGTCGCCGATGCCGTCGGTAAAAACCGTGTCACCGTCGCGAATCTGCTGCGTCTGATCAGCCTGTCTGCCGAAGTCAAAAAAATGGTCGAACATGGTGATCTGGAAATGGGCCATGCCCGTGCGTTGTTGTCGCTGACTGAAGCCAAGCAGATTGACGCTGCCCGGCAAGTGGTGCAGAAAGGTTTGACCGTCCGCCAGACCGAAGCCTTGGTGCGTCAGCTGCAGGAAGGCAAAAAACCCAAAGTCGCTCCCAATGCGCGACTCGATGCCAATATCCGCAACCTTGAAGATACTCTGGGCAAACGCCTCGGTGCACCAGTGGATATTCAGCATGGCAACAATGGCAAGGGAAAACTGGTCATCAAATATAACTCCCTTGATGAACTGGACGGTATCCTCGGCCACATCAAATGA
- a CDS encoding NUDIX domain-containing protein: MRHRIRAAGIAIQNDCVLLVKHIQHGETWWVPPGGGYESQDQCTQNTVKREFFEEAGLTDVTVGPLMFVREFIEDRANVFHLELFYSVTGWHGDIHLNNLAGLGGDELLIQETSWVPRHQLDDMVVYPAEIRSDIWQQPHPTLARHLGTFHELDGYER, from the coding sequence ATGAGACATCGTATCCGTGCCGCCGGCATCGCCATTCAGAATGACTGTGTGCTGCTGGTCAAACACATCCAGCATGGCGAAACCTGGTGGGTACCACCAGGCGGCGGCTATGAAAGCCAGGATCAATGTACTCAAAACACTGTTAAACGTGAATTTTTTGAAGAAGCCGGGCTCACTGACGTAACCGTTGGACCGCTGATGTTTGTACGAGAATTTATCGAAGACCGCGCCAATGTGTTTCATCTGGAGCTGTTTTACTCGGTGACGGGCTGGCACGGCGATATACATCTGAACAATCTGGCCGGTCTCGGTGGCGACGAACTTCTGATTCAGGAAACCAGCTGGGTACCACGACACCAACTCGACGACATGGTGGTCTATCCGGCAGAAATACGCTCCGACATCTGGCAGCAACCTCACCCGACCCTTGCCCGCCACCTTGGAACCTTTCACGAACTCGATGGTTACGAACGATAA
- a CDS encoding DUF2750 domain-containing protein: MSSDPSTNLLGLDCEERYDYFLTKVAEEREVWILVNQEELFLKNYTEDNSEYVLVWPDESLARAYSKDLDGFSPRSIPLPQFFNKWIPGLTQDDIDIGVFPGLDDDLWVASPAELETELKAELANQF, encoded by the coding sequence ATGAGTAGTGACCCATCAACCAACCTCCTTGGCCTCGACTGCGAAGAAAGGTATGACTATTTCTTAACAAAAGTAGCAGAAGAGCGGGAAGTCTGGATTCTGGTGAATCAAGAGGAACTGTTTCTTAAAAACTATACCGAAGACAATTCCGAATACGTACTGGTCTGGCCGGATGAAAGCCTTGCACGGGCATACTCCAAAGACCTGGATGGTTTTTCACCCAGAAGCATTCCCCTGCCTCAGTTCTTTAATAAATGGATTCCGGGATTAACCCAGGATGATATCGATATCGGTGTGTTTCCAGGTCTTGATGATGACCTCTGGGTGGCTTCGCCGGCAGAACTGGAAACCGAGCTGAAAGCAGAACTCGCCAATCAGTTCTGA
- the kbl gene encoding glycine C-acetyltransferase produces the protein MYQNFQQHLVAELQYIRDAGLYKHEREITTAQGSHIGVPGGEVVNLCANNYLGLAQHPEVSDAAMSGLKEWGYGMASVRFICGTQTIHKQLEQKLTAFLGTEDTILYPSCFDANGGLFETLLTGADAVISDQLNHASIIDGIRLCKAKRYRYNNNDMADLEAQLQQADKDGARYKLISSDGVFSMDGTIAQVDKICDLADQYNALVHIDECHATGFIGAHGRGTHEYRNAMGRVDMITGTLGKALGGASGGFTSGRPEIVELLRQRSRPYLFSNTVAPPVVAGAIKALELAEQGSELRQALHDNMTFFREQMSAAGFDLLPGEHPIIPVMLYDAAKAARFADAMLARGIYVIAFSYPVVPQGQARIRTQISAAHSREDLQRAVDAFIAVRDSLS, from the coding sequence ATGTATCAGAACTTTCAACAACATCTGGTCGCAGAGCTGCAATACATCCGCGATGCCGGACTGTATAAACACGAACGTGAAATCACCACCGCCCAGGGCAGTCATATTGGAGTGCCTGGTGGTGAAGTGGTTAATCTGTGTGCCAATAATTATCTGGGGCTGGCGCAACATCCAGAGGTGTCAGACGCGGCTATGTCCGGTCTGAAGGAGTGGGGCTATGGTATGGCATCAGTCCGGTTTATCTGTGGCACCCAAACTATTCATAAACAGTTGGAGCAGAAGCTGACAGCATTCCTGGGAACCGAAGATACGATTTTGTATCCCTCCTGTTTTGATGCCAATGGCGGGCTGTTTGAAACCCTGCTGACCGGTGCCGATGCGGTGATTTCCGACCAGCTGAATCATGCCAGCATCATTGACGGCATTCGTCTGTGCAAGGCCAAACGCTATCGTTATAACAACAACGATATGGCTGATCTGGAAGCGCAGCTACAGCAGGCGGATAAAGACGGTGCGCGGTATAAACTGATCAGCAGTGATGGGGTGTTTTCGATGGATGGCACCATTGCCCAGGTGGATAAAATCTGTGATCTGGCAGATCAGTATAATGCCCTGGTACATATCGATGAGTGTCATGCGACCGGGTTTATTGGTGCCCATGGACGGGGAACTCATGAGTACCGTAATGCCATGGGCCGGGTGGATATGATCACCGGTACCTTGGGCAAAGCACTTGGAGGAGCCAGTGGTGGTTTCACCAGTGGCCGCCCGGAAATCGTGGAATTACTGCGCCAGCGTTCACGGCCTTATCTGTTTTCCAATACGGTGGCACCGCCAGTGGTGGCCGGTGCGATCAAAGCATTGGAACTGGCAGAGCAGGGTAGTGAACTGCGTCAGGCGTTGCACGATAATATGACGTTTTTTCGTGAACAGATGAGTGCCGCCGGGTTTGATCTGTTGCCGGGTGAACATCCGATTATTCCGGTGATGTTGTACGATGCTGCCAAAGCTGCTCGTTTCGCCGACGCCATGCTGGCACGGGGGATTTACGTGATTGCCTTTTCATATCCGGTTGTGCCTCAGGGACAGGCGCGTATTCGTACCCAGATATCCGCTGCCCACAGTCGTGAAGATCTGCAACGCGCGGTCGATGCCTTTATTGCGGTTCGTGATTCGCTGTCATAG
- the tdh gene encoding L-threonine 3-dehydrogenase has protein sequence MKALVKKEAAEGLWLEDVPEPKPGINDVLIKVDRTAICGTDMHIWNWDAWAQKTIPVPMIVGHEFVGEIVEVGSNVNDFRAGQLVSGEGHVVCGRCRNCMAGRRHLCADTSGIGVNRPGAFAEYVVLPMANVWEHRPDIDRDVAAIFDPFGNAVHTALSFPLLGEDVLITGAGPIGIMAVAVCRHAGARHVVITDVNPDRLKLAENMGATRGIDVRTESISEVQAQLGMKEGFDVGLEMSGNPSAFRDLLKAMCHGGKIAMLGIPPEDVAIDWNTVIFNMLTIKGIYGREMYESWYKMSVMVESGLDLTPIITHRLHYTEFEHGFAEMKSGKAGKVILNWLD, from the coding sequence ATGAAAGCACTCGTCAAAAAAGAAGCCGCTGAAGGTTTATGGCTGGAGGATGTTCCGGAGCCGAAACCAGGTATCAATGATGTCTTGATCAAGGTTGACCGCACCGCGATTTGTGGAACCGATATGCATATCTGGAACTGGGATGCCTGGGCTCAAAAAACCATTCCGGTGCCGATGATTGTCGGTCATGAATTTGTCGGTGAGATTGTCGAAGTCGGCTCCAACGTCAATGACTTCCGGGCTGGTCAGCTGGTATCAGGAGAAGGACATGTGGTGTGTGGCCGTTGTCGTAACTGTATGGCCGGGCGTCGGCATCTGTGCGCCGATACCAGCGGCATTGGTGTGAACCGGCCGGGAGCATTTGCTGAATACGTGGTATTACCCATGGCGAATGTCTGGGAACACCGACCGGATATTGATCGTGACGTTGCCGCCATCTTTGACCCATTTGGTAATGCCGTGCATACGGCGCTGAGTTTTCCTCTGCTGGGTGAGGATGTGCTGATCACCGGTGCCGGGCCAATTGGTATTATGGCGGTGGCGGTTTGTCGTCATGCCGGAGCCCGTCATGTGGTGATCACTGATGTGAATCCTGATCGTCTCAAGCTGGCAGAAAACATGGGCGCCACTCGTGGTATCGATGTCAGGACTGAATCCATCAGCGAGGTTCAGGCGCAGTTGGGCATGAAGGAAGGTTTTGATGTGGGGCTGGAAATGTCCGGTAACCCATCGGCGTTCAGAGATCTGCTCAAGGCCATGTGTCATGGTGGGAAAATTGCCATGCTGGGAATTCCGCCGGAAGACGTTGCCATCGACTGGAATACCGTCATCTTCAATATGCTGACCATTAAAGGTATTTATGGTCGGGAGATGTATGAAAGCTGGTACAAAATGTCTGTCATGGTAGAGTCTGGCCTGGACCTGACTCCCATCATTACCCATCGTCTGCATTACACCGAATTTGAGCATGGCTTTGCCGAAATGAAGAGTGGCAAAGCTGGCAAAGTGATTTTGAACTGGCTTGATTAA
- a CDS encoding MmcQ/YjbR family DNA-binding protein, with protein sequence MTENELTQYLLSKPESLEDYPFGPEAAVFKVHDKMFALSAVRGDGILSVNLKCDPLQAVQLRDVFSAVLPGYHMNKKHWNTVLIDGSLPDGEIERMIDHSYALVVKSLKKAQRQGMELRHGKEVLYRD encoded by the coding sequence ATGACTGAAAATGAATTAACACAATACCTGCTCAGTAAGCCGGAAAGTCTGGAAGATTATCCCTTCGGTCCGGAAGCGGCAGTATTTAAAGTACACGATAAAATGTTCGCATTATCAGCGGTGCGTGGTGATGGAATATTGAGTGTCAATCTCAAATGTGATCCCTTGCAGGCGGTACAGTTGCGTGATGTGTTTAGCGCTGTTCTACCAGGTTATCACATGAATAAAAAACACTGGAATACGGTGTTGATCGACGGTTCGTTACCCGATGGTGAAATTGAACGGATGATCGATCATTCATACGCGCTGGTAGTGAAAAGTCTTAAAAAAGCACAACGTCAGGGAATGGAACTGCGACATGGCAAAGAAGTGTTATATCGCGACTGA
- a CDS encoding outer membrane lipoprotein-sorting protein, which produces MKTTTTLLMMMLLTLSVWSIAEATTPTAQELVERMDKLYRLDSSHATMTMDIHTPEWQRSMTMEVWSRDMDYTLVRILTPKKDAGIATLKRQNEMWNYFPKIRKVIKVPPSMMMGSWMGSDFTNDDLVREVSLAEEYDVVLDRTQPQYLLTLTPKEQTVTVWGRIDILIDKTSLLPVHENYFDEDGTPMREMIFSDVREFDGRQLPAVMELKPLNKEGHLTRVTYDTLTFNTEVDESLFTLRNLKTLK; this is translated from the coding sequence ATGAAAACAACAACCACACTCCTTATGATGATGCTTCTCACTCTCAGTGTCTGGAGCATCGCCGAAGCAACCACTCCTACCGCTCAGGAGCTGGTTGAGCGCATGGATAAACTCTATCGCCTTGATTCCAGTCACGCCACCATGACCATGGATATTCATACGCCGGAATGGCAACGCAGCATGACCATGGAAGTCTGGTCCCGCGATATGGATTACACCCTGGTGCGGATTCTGACCCCCAAAAAAGACGCCGGCATCGCCACTCTGAAACGGCAAAACGAAATGTGGAACTACTTTCCCAAGATCCGCAAAGTCATCAAAGTGCCGCCATCCATGATGATGGGCTCGTGGATGGGTTCTGACTTCACCAACGACGATCTGGTGCGTGAAGTGTCACTGGCGGAAGAATACGATGTGGTGCTCGACCGTACCCAACCGCAATACCTGCTGACCCTCACCCCCAAAGAGCAGACCGTCACCGTCTGGGGCCGTATCGATATTCTGATCGACAAGACCAGCCTGCTGCCGGTACATGAAAATTATTTCGACGAGGACGGCACTCCCATGCGGGAAATGATTTTTTCCGATGTGCGAGAGTTTGATGGCCGGCAGTTACCTGCTGTCATGGAACTGAAACCGCTGAACAAAGAAGGGCATCTGACGCGGGTCACCTATGACACCCTGACCTTCAACACTGAAGTTGATGAATCACTGTTTACCTTACGCAATCTGAAAACGCTGAAATAA
- a CDS encoding ABC transporter permease, translated as MSLPLTVKLAMRNLRRNRRRTVLTGLSMFGGYILLVLSLSLQDGSYDSVLRTYTRDHSGHIQLTQAQYLDQPTLYRTVHDYQSWIERIEQFPFVRQVTPRIQAAALAYGTDKAAPAIVYGIDPQREQQTSYLGRKISQGTFFNSDINADGYYQTMLGYSLARQLRLTVDDELVLISQGADGSMANDVYIVSAIIGDSDAPERLNVYLPLNAAQQFFVLPHQVHQLVILTNDYLQAEPQSQQLNTQLDTGLRPQQLHFSPWQVIEHEFYRTMKADKQGNVVSMYIVVFLVCLGVLNTILMNILERTGEFGVLKAIGTSPWRIYLQILLETLLLALLSCVAGLIIALPLNYYFTHIGITLAEPMEISGLVFEKMTGIMTVPTFLNPVIIICLASVAVAMLPAIRAARLVPLDAMRRL; from the coding sequence ATGTCATTGCCATTGACTGTCAAGCTGGCGATGCGCAACTTACGACGTAACCGCCGCAGAACCGTTCTGACCGGCCTGAGCATGTTCGGAGGCTACATCCTGCTGGTATTGTCGCTGTCATTGCAGGATGGTTCCTACGACTCAGTGCTGCGCACCTACACCCGTGACCACAGCGGTCACATCCAACTGACACAGGCGCAATACCTGGATCAGCCAACCTTGTACAGAACCGTGCATGATTATCAGAGCTGGATTGAACGCATCGAACAGTTCCCTTTTGTTCGACAGGTCACGCCGCGAATTCAGGCCGCCGCCCTGGCTTATGGAACGGACAAAGCCGCACCCGCCATTGTGTATGGCATCGACCCGCAGCGGGAACAGCAGACCTCATACCTCGGTCGTAAAATCAGCCAGGGCACATTTTTCAACAGTGACATCAATGCCGATGGTTATTATCAGACCATGCTCGGTTACAGCCTGGCCAGACAACTGCGACTGACGGTTGATGATGAGCTGGTGCTGATCTCCCAGGGAGCTGACGGTTCCATGGCCAACGATGTCTACATTGTCAGCGCCATTATCGGTGACAGTGATGCCCCCGAGCGTCTGAATGTTTATCTGCCATTGAATGCCGCCCAGCAGTTTTTTGTATTACCCCATCAGGTTCATCAACTGGTGATTCTGACCAATGACTATCTGCAGGCCGAGCCACAAAGCCAGCAGCTGAATACGCAGCTGGACACCGGGCTTCGGCCTCAACAATTACATTTCAGCCCCTGGCAGGTCATCGAACACGAGTTCTACCGCACCATGAAAGCCGATAAACAGGGCAATGTGGTCTCCATGTACATCGTGGTTTTTCTGGTTTGTCTTGGGGTGTTAAACACCATTCTCATGAACATACTCGAACGTACCGGCGAGTTTGGCGTGCTCAAGGCCATCGGTACCTCACCGTGGCGCATTTATCTGCAGATCCTGCTCGAAACCCTGTTACTGGCACTGCTCAGTTGTGTTGCCGGGCTGATCATCGCGCTGCCGCTCAATTACTACTTTACCCATATCGGTATCACCCTGGCAGAACCCATGGAGATCTCCGGTCTGGTGTTTGAAAAAATGACCGGCATCATGACCGTACCCACCTTCCTGAACCCCGTCATCATCATCTGTCTGGCATCGGTGGCTGTTGCCATGTTGCCTGCTATCCGCGCAGCCCGGCTGGTTCCGCTGGATGCCATGAGGAGGCTTTGA
- a CDS encoding ABC transporter permease, giving the protein MQLIWKLSLRNILRNPKRSLLTALLISCSLAALIFTDGYIIGLSQDMIKSATRLFPGDGQIHHPEYLAGYEADNRLTDPGLIQQLRQRPEVEAATERAISAAMIASTGNVRSVQMIGIDATSEAQVSKITQSIIEGAYLTGANPQEILLGYRLASKMEVSLGDKIVLSVPQVDGGDISQNLFRVSGIFRFNSKAMDENMVFINLGDAQRMLNQGTDVQEIAFNFHDPALASQDDLPLWQAFSGDRSQAQGWPHILPQLSSMLGMMDYSLALMGTILFIIAALGVINAMFMSIYERMWEFGVIKAIGTTPQNIFLLILVEGLLLALLSVIIGLILGLGINSWIGVVGIDYSQMEFSGVALVEPTKTIIRPLQYTQLPLWVVGLTLLACIYPALFAARIVPTQALHKSL; this is encoded by the coding sequence ATGCAGTTGATCTGGAAACTGTCCCTGCGCAATATTCTGCGCAACCCCAAGCGTTCACTGCTGACGGCACTGCTGATCTCCTGCTCTCTGGCTGCACTGATTTTCACCGATGGCTACATCATTGGCTTGTCTCAGGACATGATCAAATCCGCAACCCGGCTGTTTCCGGGCGATGGCCAGATTCATCATCCCGAGTATCTGGCCGGATACGAAGCCGACAATCGCCTGACCGATCCCGGCCTGATCCAACAATTACGACAACGACCAGAAGTGGAAGCGGCGACCGAGCGAGCCATCTCGGCCGCCATGATTGCCTCCACTGGCAACGTCCGGTCAGTGCAAATGATCGGCATTGATGCCACCAGCGAAGCGCAGGTCAGCAAGATTACCCAATCCATCATCGAAGGTGCTTATTTGACCGGTGCCAACCCTCAGGAAATTCTGCTCGGCTATCGACTGGCCAGCAAAATGGAAGTCTCTCTTGGGGACAAGATCGTGTTATCGGTCCCGCAGGTGGATGGCGGCGACATCAGCCAGAACCTGTTCCGGGTCTCGGGCATCTTCCGCTTCAACAGCAAGGCCATGGACGAAAACATGGTGTTCATCAATCTGGGCGATGCCCAGCGCATGCTGAACCAGGGCACCGATGTTCAGGAGATCGCCTTTAATTTCCACGACCCTGCACTTGCCAGCCAGGATGATCTGCCGCTATGGCAGGCATTTTCCGGGGATCGTTCCCAGGCGCAGGGATGGCCACACATACTGCCCCAACTCAGCAGCATGCTTGGTATGATGGATTATTCCCTCGCCCTCATGGGCACCATTCTGTTCATCATTGCCGCCCTGGGTGTCATCAATGCCATGTTCATGTCCATTTATGAGCGCATGTGGGAGTTTGGGGTCATCAAGGCCATCGGCACCACGCCACAAAACATCTTTCTATTGATTCTGGTTGAAGGCCTGTTGCTGGCATTACTCAGCGTGATCATCGGCCTGATACTCGGGCTCGGCATCAACAGCTGGATCGGCGTGGTTGGCATCGATTACAGCCAGATGGAATTTTCCGGCGTCGCGCTGGTCGAGCCGACCAAAACCATTATTCGCCCGCTGCAATATACTCAGCTGCCGTTATGGGTGGTGGGCCTGACATTGCTGGCCTGCATTTACCCGGCCCTGTTTGCGGCCAGAATCGTGCCCACCCAGGCACTGCACAAATCTCTCTAA
- a CDS encoding ABC transporter ATP-binding protein has product MTQKIIETIALSRHFGNGDTLVKALDQISLTIHSGEFSAIVGPSGSGKSTLLHLIGGLDQPSNGEIRLSGQAISQMSGSALSHFRRDHIGFIFQAYNLIPVLSAEENVEYIMMLQGIGDAERRERTHAILKRVGLAGKEKRRPAQLSGGQQQRVAVARAMVSQPDIILADEPTANLDSQTGIELLELMKELNEQHGMTFVFSTHDAKIMDRASRLIHLQDGRITTDSEAR; this is encoded by the coding sequence ATGACCCAGAAGATCATCGAAACCATTGCCCTGAGCCGCCATTTCGGCAATGGCGACACTTTGGTCAAAGCCCTCGACCAGATCAGCCTGACCATACACTCCGGCGAATTCAGCGCCATTGTCGGCCCTTCCGGTTCCGGCAAATCCACGCTGCTGCATCTGATTGGCGGGCTCGATCAGCCCAGCAACGGTGAGATCCGTCTGAGTGGCCAGGCGATTTCACAAATGTCCGGCTCGGCGCTGAGCCATTTTCGCCGCGATCACATTGGCTTTATCTTTCAGGCTTACAATCTGATTCCGGTTTTAAGCGCCGAGGAAAATGTTGAATACATCATGATGCTACAGGGCATCGGCGATGCAGAACGGCGCGAACGCACCCACGCAATACTCAAACGGGTCGGGCTGGCCGGTAAAGAAAAACGTCGCCCGGCACAACTCTCAGGCGGTCAGCAACAGCGGGTCGCCGTGGCCCGGGCCATGGTCAGTCAGCCGGATATCATTCTGGCCGACGAGCCCACCGCCAACCTCGATTCCCAGACCGGCATCGAACTGCTGGAGCTGATGAAAGAACTCAATGAACAACACGGCATGACGTTCGTCTTCTCCACCCACGACGCCAAAATCATGGATCGCGCCAGCCGCCTGATTCACTTGCAGGACGGCCGCATCACGACCGACAGCGAGGCCCGTTAA
- a CDS encoding GNAT family N-acetyltransferase — protein sequence MTTTAPMIDINAAHPDQAEFLSDIAIEAKGHWGYSREKLDSWRNTLKVEPQYIRHHIVKTISLNEKVIGFFAIKHDEEAVLDHLWLLPEAIGKGIGKIAFHEALKIFRKLEIAAFTIISDPDAKGFYLHVGARQIGEVESIAQQCMLPKLIFELNETQKA from the coding sequence ATGACAACGACTGCACCCATGATCGACATAAACGCTGCTCATCCCGATCAGGCTGAATTCCTCAGTGACATCGCCATCGAAGCTAAAGGGCATTGGGGTTACTCCAGAGAAAAACTGGACAGCTGGCGCAACACACTGAAAGTGGAACCGCAATACATCCGCCACCATATCGTCAAAACCATTTCACTGAATGAAAAAGTGATTGGCTTTTTCGCGATTAAACATGATGAAGAAGCCGTGTTGGACCACCTCTGGCTGCTACCGGAAGCCATTGGCAAAGGCATCGGCAAAATAGCGTTTCATGAAGCGCTGAAGATATTCCGTAAGCTGGAGATTGCAGCGTTTACCATCATTTCAGATCCCGATGCCAAAGGCTTTTACCTGCATGTGGGCGCGCGACAAATCGGCGAAGTGGAAAGCATTGCCCAACAATGCATGCTGCCGAAATTGATATTTGAGCTGAATGAAACCCAAAAGGCGTAA
- a CDS encoding site-specific integrase: protein MKNIEVLKPIQPDSRNFRDQFRLFVRNRGLVYAIEKTYCLWVKRFIRFHKYQSPEQLRIDDAAAFLTHLANDRFCSPNWLAGDKFSYVH from the coding sequence ATGAAAAACATAGAGGTTCTTAAGCCAATTCAGCCAGACTCAAGAAATTTCCGGGATCAGTTTCGTTTATTTGTCCGTAACAGGGGGCTGGTCTATGCAATAGAGAAAACATACTGTTTGTGGGTCAAGCGATTTATCCGGTTTCATAAATATCAATCACCTGAACAGTTAAGAATTGATGACGCAGCTGCATTTTTGACGCATTTGGCGAATGATCGATTTTGCTCACCAAATTGGCTGGCTGGCGATAAATTCAGCTATGTGCATTAA
- a CDS encoding DUF4145 domain-containing protein produces MASQDGILVEKIYPEPELSIPEELPDRAREYLRQAKESIGQPAGAVILAASAVDSMLKAKGYKEGSLYSRIDKAASDHLITDGMAKWAHHVRLESNSQRHADDSDPLPTVEDARRVIKFTDALVQFLFVLPALIDQGIEQTSAN; encoded by the coding sequence ATGGCATCGCAGGACGGTATTCTAGTCGAAAAAATCTACCCGGAACCTGAGCTCTCCATTCCGGAGGAATTGCCGGATCGAGCGAGGGAATATCTCAGACAAGCCAAAGAGTCCATTGGCCAACCAGCCGGCGCGGTTATTCTGGCGGCATCGGCCGTTGATTCTATGCTGAAGGCTAAAGGTTACAAAGAAGGCTCGCTGTACAGTCGTATAGATAAAGCTGCGTCAGATCATTTAATTACGGATGGTATGGCCAAGTGGGCACACCATGTCAGGCTCGAAAGCAACTCTCAAAGACATGCAGACGATAGTGACCCTCTCCCAACCGTAGAAGATGCCAGAAGGGTCATAAAGTTCACTGATGCCTTGGTGCAGTTTCTTTTTGTTTTACCTGCGCTTATAGACCAGGGCATTGAGCAGACTTCGGCAAATTGA